CCAGGCTTTAGATAGAGTTTTGATTCAAGCTGTTGTGGgggaaaagagagaagaaaaatgtCGGGATCTGAAACTGGTGTGATCACCAGTAGAGAACCCTTCACCGTCGGCGTTCAAAATAGCTCCTTACAGTCGCAGTCGGCGGCCCAAAATATGCGATTAGCCTTCTGCGCTGATGGCCCAGCCGTCTACAAGCCTGTGACTCCTTCAACCTCACCGTCTTACCAATCCTCCATGGCCGGAGTTTCTGGTAATGCCGGAATTGAGGGATCGGCTGGTGGAGGAGGGTCTATGTTGCCTCATGGTTTCAATATAAATTCGGTGGGTAGTGAGCAAATAAAGAGGAAGAGGGGCAGGCCGAGGAAGTATGGACCAGATGGCTCCATGGCTTTAGCTTTGGCTTCTGGGCCGTCATCAGGAACTGGAGGTTTTCCTCCTTCAAATATGGCTAATTCTGCTTCTGAAGGACTGGGCTCACCAAATTCATTGAAGAAAATTAAAGGCAGGCCACTTGGTTCTAAGAAAAAGCAACAATTGGAAGCTTTAGGTAACTATTATAAGCGCCTTGTCCATTTGGGTCTCTTTGATTTGGTGCTTGACTTGACTGCTATTCATTATGCGCTTAGCTTTAACGTTATGTATCTATCAGTTATCACGTGGCGACGGCAATATAGGAATATCATTGATTGACTAGCAGTTTTGAGTTGACCAGCTTACTGTGTTGATTTAATTGGGACGTTTCTTACACATATATCTAATTGGCTATTTATATAGTTTGATCTGACtttaaaatatggaaaaaatagTGATATCATAAACTAGATGTTGGATTCTGTTATGTCCTAGATACGATTGTAGTTGTGAATTACATATTTGCCCTTCTTTTGTCTTGCATTGGCTACTACGAATGTTTGTTGTTATTTCATCCTCCTGGCTTTTGACCACTATTTATTTAGTTGCATTTACGACAATATCACTTGATTGTTGTTATGGAAAGCTAATTATTGTTAAGAAACTGCACCTTTTGTCGCATCGTTTAACCAATCAAACATACCTTTTCTGGTGGAATAGAGATCACCTACTCGTCTACTACAGTTTTTTTCCTTgccttttttgtcttttttttttttcttttttttttcttttttttcttttttgtgtgtGTACAAGATTGAAATTATAGTGTTAACTGTAATAACGATACAGCAACcggagaaaagaaagggaatcACACTTTGGTTGACTTTTAATGTCCAAGCAATGCTATTTTTATATTCTAAACTGTTGTGGGATAATTATTATATCTTATGACTTTATTAAAACTGAGTCTCTTACAGAGAAATTTTAATTGCAGGATCGGCTGGTATTGGGTTCACCCCACATGTTATTGACGTGAAAGCGGGAGAGGttctaatttaaaatactaGCACCAATTTTCTGGCTGTCACTTATCTTTACTAGTTAGATCAGCATCTGGAAGGACTAAACAATACATTTTCTTGCACATTCGATTATCAAATCATAAATGTAAATTTATTCTTACCTtaaatgctttttggatgcactTACTGTTTCTTACATCGCGACACTGAATTGTTTGCCAGTAGAGTGTTAGATGTTAAATGCCACTTTTTGGACTTGCGACAGGATGAGAGTAGAAGCTCGTCGACTGTTGTTTATGCCTAATTTTTGTCTATTTTCAACTTGAAGTTTATTGGTGCATGGCATACCAAGATCACCTATCTTTTGCAGAATGGATATATTAACACTCTTTATAAGACTTCTACATTGACTTTGTGGTATAAGCTCACTGCGAGCTTTGGCAAGATGTGCAATTATGAGATCACCTCCTCCCTccaacaaaaagaagaaaaaaaaaaaaaaaggaaagaaaagaagaagaaaagagaaaagctaagaataaatataaataatagtagaGAGAGCGAGTGTAAATTTTCATAAGTATTATGGAATTCCACTGTGCTTTCATTTCATTCTCACTTCTCATTTGCTACCAAGCAACAATAATTTGATTTGCACATGGTTTTACAGGATGTATCGTCAAAAATAATGT
This genomic window from Benincasa hispida cultivar B227 chromosome 4, ASM972705v1, whole genome shotgun sequence contains:
- the LOC120075059 gene encoding AT-hook motif nuclear-localized protein 10-like — translated: MSGSETGVITSREPFTVGVQNSSLQSQSAAQNMRLAFCADGPAVYKPVTPSTSPSYQSSMAGVSGNAGIEGSAGGGGSMLPHGFNINSVGSEQIKRKRGRPRKYGPDGSMALALASGPSSGTGGFPPSNMANSASEGLGSPNSLKKIKGRPLGSKKKQQLEALGSAGIGFTPHVIDVKAGEDVSSKIMSFSQNGPRAICILSANGAISNVTLRQPATSGGTVTYEGRFEILSLSGSFLPSENGGQRSRTGGLSVSLSGPDGRVLGGSVAGLLTALSPVQVVVGSFIADSNKEPKLARQNEPINVSPMLNPVGFGHLTGGASSPSHGTLSESSGGGPGSPLNNSSGACNNSNHPQSMSGMPWK